Genomic DNA from Cucurbita pepo subsp. pepo cultivar mu-cu-16 chromosome LG13, ASM280686v2, whole genome shotgun sequence:
GGTTATATGTAATGAACAAAAACGGacgaatggtatcagagccagataccggatagtgtgccaacgagaacatTGGACCCTCAAatagtgaattgtgagatcccacatcgattgaagaggaaaacgaaacattccttataagtatgtgaaaacctctccatagtaaaCACGTTGTAAAACTGTGAAGATATGATAATaagtaacgagccaaaacggataatatttgcttgAAGTTAACGGCTatacataacgggctaaaaaagacaatatacGTTCAAAGATATCTAGGCTTCGACCAGTAGAGATATAGAAGCAGTCGTGTTGTGATGGGTTGAAGGAATGTCGGTGAACTCGGAGAGAATAGTTCTAAATTCATCTCCGGTGATGGTTTCTTTCTCTAACAAAACATCCACCAATTTATCTATGGCCTCTCGATTGTTTCTAATGTGGGTTTTTGCAATTTCGTATGCCCTTTCTATTATATGTCGTATGGATGAATCTATGTCTTCTGCTAACTTCTCCGACATGGAGTTTCGAGCCAGCATTCTCATCACCACATCACTGCTCTGTGTTGCTGGATCTATCAATGCCCATGGCCCTATCTCTGACATCCCAAATACCGTCACCATCTGCATTCATTTCTACGTTACTAATcaactcgatctagatgaacacaaaggaTAGAAGCATGATTACCTGTCTAGCGATTTGGGTGACCTGCAGCAGATCTCCGGCAGCACCGGTGGTGATCTCCGGCTCCCCAAAGATCACATCCTCCGCCGCTCTGCCACCAAGCCCACCAACAATTCGAGCAAATAATTCCTTCTTCGAAACCAGAGATGGGTCTTCTCCGGGCAAGAACCATGTCAGTCCTCTCGCTTGTCCTCTCGGAATCAGTGTCACTTTCTGCACTCGATCATGACCCTCCGTCAAGCTCCTGTTCGATTGCCAAACCCACATTTCAAAAGTATATACAAAAAAGTTGAATCATCATAGTCTCTGTTTTCTGCAACTTACGCGCACACGGCGTGCCCAATTTCATGGTAAGCCACGACAATTTTGCTCTTCCCATCTGTCATTTTGGTTCCTTCCATGCCGGCAACAATTCTGTCGATGGAATCGTCGATTTCTCGCACTGTGATTTGTTCTTTGCCTCTTCTTCCTGCTAGAATTGCAGCTTCGTTCATTAGGTTAGCCAAATCGGCGCCGCTGAAGCCTGGCGTCCTCATTGCAATGATGCTGAGTGATATGTTGCTGTCcagtttcttgtttttgctgTGAACCTTCAGGATTTCTTCTCTCCCTCTCACGTCAGGTAATCCCACTGTAACCTTTATCCAAATCGTTAACACTATCAAGATCCATTATCCTATCAATtataaacaagaacaagaacttgaACAGAGGAATTAGCTTACTTGTCTATCGAACCTCCCTGGCCGGCGCAAAGCAGAGTCGAGAATTTCAGGGCGGTTGGTGGCGGCGATGACGATCACACCACTATTACCGGTAAAACCATCCATTTCAGTGAGCAATTGATTCAGTGTCTGCTCTCTTTCGTCGTTTCCTCCACCAATGCCTGTGCCTCTCTGTCTCCCAACAGCATCTATCTCATCAATGAAAACTAAGCACGGGGAATTGGCTTTTGCTTTGTTGAATAAATCTCTCACTCTTGAAGCCCCAACCCCAACGAACATCTCTATGAACTCAGaaccagagagagagaagaaaggaacTCCAGCTTCCCCTGCAATGGCTTTAGCCAACAAGGTCTTCCCAGTTCCTGGCGGCCCAATTAAGAGAACCCCTTTTGGTATTCTTGCTCCAACAGCTGAAAACTTCTCGGGGATCTTCAAAAACTCCACAATTTCTTGGAAATCTTGCTTCGCTTCATCAATCCCAGCTACATCATCAAATGTCACTCCCGTATTGGGTTCCATCTGGAATTTGGCCTTACTCCTTCCAAGTCCAAATGGCAAGTTGGGTCCTCCAGGAGagtttgaagaagatgatcgaAGCAGCAAGGAACCAAGCAACAACAATGGAAAGGCCAAATTTCCCAACAAGTCAAGAATTGCAAGCCCCCAATTGACCTGCATAGGATAAGCTGCAAAATCCACATTCTTAAGCTCCATCTTCCTTATCAACTCTTTTGGCAGCCCAGGCAGCTGAATCTTAACCCTCTGAATCTTGTCCAACACAGGATTATAAATCTCAGCTATGGCGACCGTACCGTTCTCAAGAATATCAACCTTCTTCACTCCACCTTCATCCAAATATTGCAAGAATCTTGAGTACGACAAACGACTGGAAGTGGATTCAATAGGACTCTCTGGCTCTGCTCTTGCCGAAACAGAGACATCGAGAAAACCGTCTGCTAGAAGAGTGAGACCAGTGGATGTCAATAGATTTCTCTTACTGATTTTAATGTCTAGAGGAATTATAGGACATGGGTCTTCTTTGTTAGCTGTTTTGGAGTGGTGGGCCTTCCTTGTATGGTCATGAAACTTGCAGAcaggagagagagatggaaACAAACAGATAGCAGAAGACATATTTTCAAGAGAAGAACCAGCAATGGCTTAAACGCCCTGTTCTGTAATTTGTGGAATGATTAGTTAAAAGGTGTTTAAATAGAGGAATTAGCAGTTTCCAGAACAATGAATTTGGGGTTTGAGAAGCAGCAGATTAAAAAGCTTGAATTTTCCATCTGATTCATGAAGGATCTGGAAATGGCTGCGTGAGTGTTGGTAGGTTGTGAAGAGACAAAGATGAACCCTCGAGAGTTTTGTTGTCAAATCTGTATGAGCCAGCGCCACACACGTGCTGCTATCATCGATCTCCTACTGttccttgttttgttttcttctttgtatCTCATTTTAGTCGTTATCGTTCAATCCTCTACATTTGACGATTCTCTTCAAACCAACACCATCTTGACTGTTGCTGCTGCTCCTGCTACTGCCCCTGCTCATCTCCAATTCCATTCTTGGAAAAGtgacaaaaattttaagaaccCTACAGCTTACCTCACAATGCATGGAATTAGATGGCATTGAATTAACCCATTAAAGTCAGTCTTTAAATTCGTTGGGGATGGATACACTTACTAATCAACTTTAAGCATTCAATTCTCAATTAGTAAAAACTAAAGCTATTGATTCCTCAAATTATAGTATAAACCTACCCTTTGGAGTGCaattcaattgaaaaaaagtGAGGTAGGGTCAAGGAcaagaaatataatatattctcGACTCTAAGGGAGAAAAatcttttttccctctctctctcattctccATTTAGAAGGGAATTCTTCGGCGGATCTCGATAGGACTATCTGCCCATTAAATTGAACCAACTGTATATTAGGTCATTAAGTCCTCAGAGGTTGGTTTCCTTTGCACATAATAAGAGGTTTTGCCTCTAGATTTTTGAGTATCCAAGTGAAGTTTCATCCCAATTGTCCAACTCCAATGTTGATTCTCTTTCTCATCTTCCAGCTTCTTGGTAGAACCGTAACATGTCAAGACGACATTGCATCATATAACTCTTCACAGGTAATTATTGAGTATTGAAACTAAATTGTTTATACTTTCCATTCAGAGTTGATGAAATTGACATCCCCTTTTGTTTACCTATCCAGCCGGTCTCAGAAGGCAGTGGAAACTCTGACTTCTTTTACCTTGTTCAACAGgtaatcaaattttgtttgttcccATTTGGTAATCTCACGATCTCTCTTCTAATTTCTGGCTATTTGATGGTAAGCATCAGTGGCAGATTTCTCTATGCAATTTGAAGCCTTGTCAAAAGCCAGCAACACCCACTTTCAGCATTTATGGCTTCTGGCCTGCTTGTTCTTCTGGGATGCCCAATTGCAAAACTAGAACCACTTTTGACCCTTCAAAGGTACTTTTCTGTAGAGATATAGAGAGGGTTTGATGATTCATATGGATTATATGATGTATTGTTTTGTAAATGGGTTTTTACAGATGTCGGATCTGAAAAATGAGTTAGATAAAGAATGGCCATCTcttgaggaggaggagaatgagAAGATATGGAAGAAAGAATGGGAAAGGCATGGAATTTGTTCTGAACCATTGCTCACTCAGCATGCTTTCTTTGAAACTGCACTCAAGCTTAAGCAAACTTATGATCTCTTCAATATCCTAGCAAACAGAGGTGTGTgtttccaaacaaaaaaagtaaTGATACTAACTTGGAGAAGGCAATGCTGATGAATGGTTGTTTGTGATGCAGCGATATTTCCATTTGGAGAGGTGTATGGGTTAGAGAACATAAGTGATGCCATTAAAGCTGCGACGGGGCACACTCCACAAGTGGAATGCAAGTCATATAAACGCATCCCTCTGCTCTCCAACATCTTCCTTTGCTTCCAATACACTGCAACATCTTCCATTCATATTGTGGACTGCCCCCTCGTAACAAGATGCAAATTCCAAGCCGTCCTTTTCCCTTATGATATTTTTGGTCCATCTTACAACTTCAAATCTACTACTTTAAGCAATCCCCACTAGTTTTCTGTTTCCCCTATGAACTTTTTGGTGTTTACACTAACTTTTTGGTGTTTCCCCTATGAACTATTGAAATTACAAGCTCGTTTCTTCTATCTGGGTTTATGAATTTAGTTTGCTGCCAAATCACAAACTCATCCGTTTAAAAATGCTGTAccacaacaaaaaataaagatataacCACATTATAGAACATACTACCTGTAAAAATCATTAGAGCTAAATCGGAGATGATCACGTGAATGACGCTTTCCTTTCTTGATCCAATCCTAAGACTGAACATGTCGAGAAAAGCCCAGCAAAACCTTTTGACAGACAACCTTCAATAGCACAAGGAGCTTTGCAGCCTACTGCACCGTTAGGTCGAACCATATCTGTGTTCGCATCTGCAGTGCATGACGGTAAGTTTACCTCCAAGTTCACTGGCCTGCAACCCATGAATCTACTTTTCTTGACGCTCGTAACAGGAATTAATTCCATGGAGCCGGTTCTAGGGTCACTCAGAGACATAATGCCGTCCACTTGCATGTCCTCGGGTAATTTCCTCTTCAAACCAGGGAAAGACTTCAATCCTGACATAATCCAAACCAGTAAAACACGGCTTATATATCATTCTGCATGCCATGGAAGTCCAGTATGTAAAAcagtactttttttttttttgacagtTGAACGTAGTCTATACCAGGAAGAGAATCTTCAAAGACACCAGACTGTGATTCTGAGTCTCCACAAGTACAAtataactttgaaattttattagatcCTGACCGCCTGCATATCAAGTGTTAGTACAAGGCTTCAGTGATAAAAACGACAGTcttaaaatgatatatagGACAGAATTATTTAACCACATGCAACTTCAAACTCATCGCATGTGTAAGAATCTCCACATACGAACCTGTACATGTGCTCGACGAAGTCATCAATTAGGACAGGCCAAGCACCTGATTGAAGAACGCAACTGAGTAACTCCAGACATTACagtaaaaaaagagaaatattgtGCTTATTTAAAAGCATACCCAACATTCCAAAAGACTTAAGGGGGTAGTCTTAAGGCTCTTTCTTCAAGAGAAGTGAGGCATAATCCTCAAGttaattagaaattttttaatgaattcaGAAAATATAGAACTGTGCAATTATTAAACACGATGATAATACCAAGCCACAAAACCTCAAAACCCTTTTTAGGCGTTAAGCCTACAGTTGAggtaacaaaataataataccaaGCCACCATAACAACATGATGAGATCAATTAATATTCACATTCTCATGATATTTCAAGCATCCACAGAAGAACCAAAACAGAAGGTTAAACATGAAAGTgaagcattaaaattttcttatataaatAGACAACATACTTTTTCTTGTGATAGAATTCAATTATACTGAAAAAACTTCAACAGCTATAAGGAGGCGGATTGCTTGACGTACTCCCAAGtcttaacatttttaattcaaataatatctACGAAAATACTTCCAttaagaattattttaaaaaaaaaaaagtacaaataCCTTCCGGGTCATACCCTTCCAGATTTTCATGTACACAACAGCTGAAAGCCAAGACTTGCAGCCAAGTATCCTCAGATATATTGTGTCGCTGATTGTTCTATGGAACTTAAATAGATCAGAACCCTGGAGATAAGTTGCACTACATCGCAATTCTATTTCATGGAACGAATTGAAGAATAAAACCacaaaaataacttaaattcATAAACCGAGATAGAAGAAATCAGATAGATTAAAAGCTTAGGTATAAAAATTCCCAAATTTTCCCAATTTCATCTACTTCAAAAATTGAGACAAATGCATACATTTTTGTAAAACACATATGAACGTGTATCCAAACATGTCTGCAGAGGACAATTACATAGGAAAGTTCATTCATGGGTATTTAGCATATACGTAAGTTTCATAATTGTTGGACCCCATAAACCCAAGTCGATGAAAATAGTTTCAGGTAGAAATTCAGGTTTCCTGATTATTATCATTCTGCTTAAATAACCAAACGAAAGAGGAGGGGAAAAGGGTAcctcaacaaaagaaaaatacctcATTTGAACAAGATATTTCTGTAGGTTGTATCACTGTGTCCTTGAgttctaaaataaaaaggaaagaaagagaaggggaAAAAGGATACCTCAACAAAGTCACACCATTGATTAAGTAACCGAAATCTCCCATCCAAAACTAATCTCCATGCTCTAACTGCCCTACTAACAGCtgtaattcaaataaaataaaaaactaaataacttGTCGGAATGTAAGAGAAACTTTGACTTACGTAGTGCACATTTCATGTTATCTATGTTGGGAAACCAAAACATATCTTTTATATCCAAGTCAAAAGAAGGAATCTTACTGATATTCTTTTGACCATTTTCACGGctcacaaaaaaaacaaactcgTAAAAGCGTGAAAATTCAGAGAAGTCTacctacaaaataaaattgtcatATTCAAAGCacaaagtaaaaatattgCCACCAGCTAATAGCAAAAGCTTGCCAAATTGAAGGAAACCAGAGAATAGTATGAAACCAGGAAAACTGTTAGGAAGGAAGAGTTTACCATCAAGTTTGGATGTGACATCACCTTCGCTAGTTCATCAACAATTGAGTTCCTGCCAATGTAATAAATGCTTTTCAGATAACCGAGGTTAGTATAAGAAAAACTTTTATACTGTAATCAACAGCTATTTCTTGTGATCAGCTTCAGAAGTACAAAAATGACTTAGGATGGCCTCCGTTATCAAGATGTAAATTTGGCACCTGTGTAGTTGTTTTTCTCCATGtaacatttctttttattcaacTGCCAGAAAATACTAGACCC
This window encodes:
- the LOC111808410 gene encoding ATP-dependent zinc metalloprotease FTSH 6, chloroplastic — translated: MSSAICLFPSLSPVCKFHDHTRKAHHSKTANKEDPCPIIPLDIKISKRNLLTSTGLTLLADGFLDVSVSARAEPESPIESTSSRLSYSRFLQYLDEGGVKKVDILENGTVAIAEIYNPVLDKIQRVKIQLPGLPKELIRKMELKNVDFAAYPMQVNWGLAILDLLGNLAFPLLLLGSLLLRSSSSNSPGGPNLPFGLGRSKAKFQMEPNTGVTFDDVAGIDEAKQDFQEIVEFLKIPEKFSAVGARIPKGVLLIGPPGTGKTLLAKAIAGEAGVPFFSLSGSEFIEMFVGVGASRVRDLFNKAKANSPCLVFIDEIDAVGRQRGTGIGGGNDEREQTLNQLLTEMDGFTGNSGVIVIAATNRPEILDSALRRPGRFDRQVTVGLPDVRGREEILKVHSKNKKLDSNISLSIIAMRTPGFSGADLANLMNEAAILAGRRGKEQITVREIDDSIDRIVAGMEGTKMTDGKSKIVVAYHEIGHAVCASLTEGHDRVQKVTLIPRGQARGLTWFLPGEDPSLVSKKELFARIVGGLGGRAAEDVIFGEPEITTGAAGDLLQVTQIARQMVTVFGMSEIGPWALIDPATQSSDVVMRMLARNSMSEKLAEDIDSSIRHIIERAYEIAKTHIRNNREAIDKLVDVLLEKETITGDEFRTILSEFTDIPSTHHNTTASISLLVEA
- the LOC111808412 gene encoding ribonuclease 1-like, producing the protein MLILFLIFQLLGRTVTCQDDIASYNSSQPVSEGSGNSDFFYLVQQWQISLCNLKPCQKPATPTFSIYGFWPACSSGMPNCKTRTTFDPSKMSDLKNELDKEWPSLEEEENEKIWKKEWERHGICSEPLLTQHAFFETALKLKQTYDLFNILANRAIFPFGEVYGLENISDAIKAATGHTPQVECKSYKRIPLLSNIFLCFQYTATSSIHIVDCPLVTRCKFQAVLFPYDIFGPSYNFKSTTLSNPH
- the LOC111808411 gene encoding DCN1-like protein 1; this translates as MTSVVDFLHMNRFDIVQIYRQYCDIRSQNGLYHGNEDSGHVESQIAKSSKQALAELFLYVKSSLQMGNSIVDELAKVMSHPNLMVDFSEFSRFYEFVFFVSRENGQKNITVSRAVRAWRLVLDGRFRLLNQWCDFVENNQRHNISEDTWLQVLAFSCCVHENLEGYDPEGAWPVLIDDFVEHMYRRSGSNKISKLYCTCGDSESQSGVFEDSLPGLKSFPGLKRKLPEDMQVDGIMSLSDPRTGSMELIPVTSVKKSRFMGCRPVNLEVNLPSCTADANTDMVRPNGAVGCKAPCAIEGCLSKGFAGLFSTCSVLGLDQERKASFT